The sequence AACTGGCCAAAGTTAAAAACAACATTGATGCCGATTTTGTCTGGAGCGCCTATACCAACATGGGATTGGCCATGTTTCTCGCCCAGGCTCAAAATCTGGCTCATGACTGGCATTATCTGTCGAAAATGAGAGAGCGCCTTAAAGCCGTCACGCCTGAAGATATCATGGCGGTCGCTGCAAAATATTTCACGAAGGAAAATCGCACTGTTGCCACGCTTGTTCCGACCAAGAAAGGAGGCGACCAATGAAACGAAATATTATAGTCAGCGCCGTCGTATTGCTTCTGACGTTGCCGGTCCTTGCGGAAAATCCGCGCGATATGGTTTTCCCGGCAATTCAGTTCGACTCTCCCGAACCGGATCGATGGGTTGCCGATAATGGCATTGTAGTTTTCTTCCTTGAAGATCACCAGTTGCCGGCCGTCGTTGGTCAGGCTATTATCCGCGGCGGAGATGTCTATGACCCGGCCGACAAAGTCGGCTTATCAGAAATTACCGCGACCCTTATCCGCTCCGGCGGGGCCGGAAACCGGACCCCCGGTCAGGTCGATGCCGACCTCGATTTCGTCGGGGCGCGTATATCCAGCTCATCATCGGCTGACGCCCTGTCAATGAGCCTGCAATGTCTGAAAAAAGACATTGACCCTGTTTTTCAGATATTTGCCGATATGCTGATTGATCCCCGTTTTGATACGGCCAAGATTACGATGGAAATTTCCAACAAAAAGGACCGTATTCTCCGGCAAAATGACGACCCCGGATCGGTTGCGCGCCGCATTTTCTATGAAACCATTTACAAAGGTCATCCGTACGGAAATTATGCAACGCTGGAATCGGTCGGCAAAATAAACCGTGATGATATTATCGCCCTTCATGATAAATATTATTCACCCGACAACTGCTTTCTTGCCTTTTCGGGAGACATGACTTCGGATGAACTGAAAGCATTGATAAATAAATATCTGTCTCGCTGGCAGAAAACGGGAACGATCCCGGTGCCTCCGCCGCAGGCGACTATGCAGTATCAGCCGGGTGTATATTATGCCTACAAGGATATCAATCAGGCCAATATTCGCTTCGGCCACCAGAGCATGGATACCAAAAATCCCGACCGTCATGCCATGGAAATCATGAATTTCTGTCTTGGAAGCGGCGGCTTTTCGTCGCGCCTCGCCAAGCAGGTCAGGACCACCGCCGGACTGGCCTATGGAGTCGGCTGCTTCGATTATCAAAGACCTCTCATGGGAACCTTTTTTGGTTATTGCCTTACCCGTTCCGATGCCATGGGGCAGGCAACCCGGATGATGATCGATATTATTAACGATGTGCGGCAAAATGGCATCACTAAAGATGAAATGGAACTGGCCCGGGATGCCATAATTAACAGCTATGTTTTCAACTATGACACTCCGGCCAAAATTGTGACGGCCAAGGCCAATCTTGAATATTTCGGTTTTCCGCTCGATCAGATGGAGAAGGATATTCAGGATTACAAGGCGATAACACTTGAAGATTGCAACCGGGTCGCCGGAAAATATCTCGACCTCAGTAAAGATGTGATCGTCTTTGTCGGAAACAGGGATATCTTCGATACACCTATCGAGACCTTCGGCCCGGTTACCGAAATTTCATTGGAGACAAAATAGGCCTCCTATTACCGCAGTAATATGAAAACACCGCCCCAAAACCGGGGTGGTGTTTTTTTTGCGAAGGAATTATCCCGGTAATCAAATTAATCCAGCCTGCCGTATTTACAAATTCCGAACCTTTCTTTATATTCATCCATGTCGTCTAAACCCGATATCAAAAGGAATGTTGTATGCGAATCAAAATTTGTATTGCAATAATTGTAATGGTGTTTGCCTTTCAAACATCTTCAGCCGAATATAAGGCAAGTTTTCTTTTGGGCCCCACAATCAGCCAAAGTTTTGGTCACTGTAATTATAATTTGAATACGCTTGCAGGTTATAATAATGGTACTGCAATATATGCTCAAAGCAAACTAGAATTTCCAATTTCCGCTACTCTATTGGGCGCGAGAATGAGCTGTTTCTTAATCAAAGATAAGAAGAGAAATTGGATATTTTCATTAGCCGCAGCTACCAATACAAGTAACCCTCAGGGTAAAATGAAAGATACTGATTGGTACACTATAGTCGGTTATGGTGATTTGCAAATTAGCTATACTGAGTCCGATGCAAAATTCTCATATATAACAATCGATTTTGAGATTATGCGAAGAATATACTCAATGAATAATGCTCACACTTACATCCTAGCTGGCTTTCGATCTCAAATGCTTGATTATGATATAAAAGGGTTCAAAGGCCGACAAATTTATTTCATAGATGATACAACTTATGATTACATAGATATTTATGGAGATGTAAGAGCACTCAGCTACAAGGTATCATATTTATCACCGATGGCCGGTTTCTATTATGACCTCGGCATTGGCGAGACATCTTCATTGAACCTGATGGCCGCCTATATGTTAACCTTTGCCGATGATTATGATTATCATATTTTAAGAAACAAGTATTCGGAAGCGCATGGCACCGGAAATGGTTTTTACTCGAAGCTGAATTTCCAGTACAGCTCTATTGATGCGAATCAATCATATAAACCATTCTTCAGTATTTATGCCGAGTTTTTTACAACCAAAATATCAACTGGCCAGACTCAGGAGTGGTACGGCGATGACCCGATCTCGGAAGAAGACGACACCGGAAACGTTATCGAGGATATCCCCCACGAAATTACCACGCTTCAATTCCATATAGGATTGAGCTTCGGCCTCGCCTTTTAAGTAAAAGCATGCTCAATATCGACGGCATCATAAGAAAACGCGAAACGGTCGCCTGCACTCCGACAGGGCTGGCGACCGTCAGGCAGTACTACAGCGCCGATGTCATCGAGTCGACTATCGTCGAAAGAATCTCCTATCTCTCCGACGGCCTCAATATTAACGGCTATACCGCCCGCCCGAAGGATAAAGGCATCTATCCGGTTTTGATCTGGAACCGCGGCGGCACCGAGGAGCACGGCGCGCTCGACGATATCCGCGCCCACCTGATCCTGGCATCCACCGCCGCCTGGGGTTATGTCGTTCTGGCCACCCAGTACCGCGGCAATGTCGGCTCGGACGGTGTCGAGGACTGGGGCGGCGACGACCTGCATGATGCCCTCAATATGATCGAAGTGGCCAAAAATCTCGATGAGTGCGATACCTCGCGTATCGCTATTGAAGGCGCCAGCCGGGGCGGCATGACCACCTATCGCGCCCTCCTGGAATACGACCGGTTCAAATGTGCCATTGTTCATGCCGGGATTACCGATGTTCCCTCGCTGATAAAAATCCGCCCACAATTCGGACAGTTTGTTAATAAGCGATACAGCGATCTCACCGAAGATGCGAAAAACCGGGAGCTGCAAAAAATCTCGGCTGTTTATTTCGCGGAAAAACTGCCCGGACAAACCCCAATTCTAATCATGCACGGCACCGATGACAACATCGTGCCTATCGAACAATCGGAAGCCCTGGTGGCACAATTGGAGAAATATGGCATCCCGCACCAGTTTGTTCGAATCGAGGGTGGAACCCATGTTGCCCTCAAAGACGGCAGCTACCGGGAAATCGATCGCCTCCGCCGGGCCTGGCTGGAAAAATACCTCTAAGCAATTTTCATATAAAAAGCCGGAGCCAATTCTGGCCCCGGCCTTTTATATCGTCAACCCACCCTGTTCAGAGCGGGCCGCCAAATGTTCTACGCATTAATTAAAATAAAGATGAACTAAGTTGGATATTATTATTGAATCAAAAGCAAATGTGACCCGACAGTAAAAAACCTGATTATAAATAAGATTCCAATATTCTGAAGGCATCCGGCAGAAATTCGATCAAGTCGCTGGCAATCAACGACCTTTTCCCATACTCCGCCGCCGCCAGATCACCGGACAAACCATGGACATATATTCCGCAAATCGCCGCATCAATCGGCTTCATCCCCTGCGCCAGAAATGATCCGATTATCCCGGAGAGAACATCGCCGGTGCCGCCGGTCGCCATGCCGTCATTACCGGTCGGATTGAGATACATTTGCCCGTCAGTATCGACCACCACCGTCGGCGACCCTTTATATACAATAACCGCCTTATATTTGCGGGCGTATTTCCTGATTAAATCGAATTTTTCATACAGATCATCGGGGATACTCTCATCGATCAATCGCTTAAATTCTCCCGGGTGCGGCGTCAAAACCAGTCCGGGATGTTCTCCCTCCAGAGCGGCGCGGTCCTTCTCGAAAGCATTCAGACCGTCGGCATCGATAATGGCCGGTTTGTCGAGCAAAGCCACCAGACGCTGGATCAAATCTCTTGTCTCGAAATGCCGGCCGATTCCCGGCCCGATAATCACGGCATCGTTTTCGGCAATTTTCATTTTTATTTCGCCCAGACCACGTTTGGCCAGCGCGCCTTTTTTGGCGACATCGGGCAAAGGATAAGTCATCGGCTCGGTCAACTTCACTTCGAGAATATGATTCAGTGACTGCGGGCACCCCACGGTCACCAGTCCCGCCCCGGATCGGGCCGAAGCATTGGCCGCCATGGCCGCTGCACCGGTCAGACCGGTCGATCCGGCCAATATGAACAACTTGCCGAAATCCCCCTTATGGCCATCCGGTCGGCGTTTCGGAAGTAAATCCGCCGCCATATCAATGGTGATCAGATTTTCCTTAATACCGAATGAGTCAACGACTTCGTCGGGAATGCCGATCGGTATTACTTCGATATAACCGGCCAACTCCCGCCCGGGTGAATGATACAATCCGATTTTGGGCAGAGCCAGCGTAAATGTATAATCGGCTACAATGACCGCACCCTCATGATGCCCGGTATCGACATTCAACCCCGATGGGCAATCAATGGCAATAACAGGAACACTCTGCGTATTGATGTACTCAATCATTCCCGCCAATAATCCACTGGGGACGCCCTCGAAACCGGTCCCGAAAATGGCATCGATGATATAATCCGCCTCGAGGGAATCGGGCAATTGATCAGCCGAGCCTATGCCGTTGATATTAATATCCATCTCGCGCGCCCGGCCGAAATTAAGAGCGGCATCGGCGGATAATTTCTCGACAGGCGCCGGGTAAAATATTGTCACACTGGCGCCGGACTGATGCAAATATCTCCCGACGACAAAACCGTCTCCCCCATTGTTGCCCTTGCCGCAAAAGATGCCGATTTTCTTGCCCTGAAGATTTTGAAGGATCAAATCCCTGATTCTCTCGGCAATTCCGCGTCCGGCATTTTCCATCAGTTCCGGGCCGGGAATACCTTTCATCTCGATTGCCTCTTTGTCAATCAGGCGCATCTGTTCGGCGGTTACAAGTTTCATGAGTTTTTCTTCCTGCCTGATTTTTTCTTCTCGCCAGGCGCATCATCCAAAGCCTGCCTTAGAACCTCGCTGGCATCGGATACAAATATGAACTTTATCTCTTTCTTTATCTCCGCCGGCACTTCAATTATATCCTTCTTATTTTCTTTCGGAAGAATCACCGTCTTTACTCCGGCCCGATAAGCCGCCAGAAGCTTTTCCTTCAAGCCGCCGATCGGCAGCACTTCACCGCGCAGGGTGATTTCTCCGGTCATGGCCAGCTGCGGCTTGACCGGCCGCCCGGAAAGAATCGAGGCCAGCGCCGTGGCCATCGTTATTCCGGCCGAGGGACCATCCTTGGGTGTGGCGCCCGAAGGTACATGGATATGTATCTCATGATGATCGCAAATGTCTGACTTGATGCCCAGGGCGTCGCAATTCGACCGCACATAAGACAGGGCCGCCATCGCCGACTCTTTCATGATATCTCCAAGATGGCCGGTCAGGATCAAATCCTTCTTGCCTTTCATCATGGTTGCTTCAATAAACAAAATCTCACCGCCGACCGAGGTCCAGGCCAGCCCCGGCACCACGCCGATCCGCCCCTTTTTGGAGACAACTTCGCGCGAGAATCGCTGCGGCCCCAGATATTTCTGGATATCACCGCCGGCAACCATAAATTTCTTTTTCGAGCCGGCGGCAATCTTCCGGGCCACTTTGCGGCATACCGAAGCTATCTCACGTTCGAGGTTGCGTAAACCCGACTCGCGTGTATAGCCGTTTATCAGTTCCAAAATGCCGGTATCATCGATTTTCAAAACCCTGGCCGTTATCCCGTGGTTTTCAAGCTGCTTGGGAATCAGATGCCTCTTGGCGATTTCCAGCTTTTCCAGATCAGTGTAACCCGGAATCCGAATTATCTCCATCCGATCGCGAAGGACCGGCGGAATCGGATCGAGCAGGTTGGCCGTTGTGATAAACATCACTTTCGACAAATCAAACGGCACTTCGAGATAATGATCCGAGAAAGAATCATTCTGTTCCGGATCGAGCACTTCCAGAAGGGCGCTCGACGGATCACCGCGGAAATCACTGCCTATTTTGTCGACCTCATCGAGCATAATGATCGGATTATTGGAGCCGGCCCGCTTGATGCTCTGCACTATCCGTCCCGGAAGCGCCCCGATATAGGTTCGGCGGTGTCCGCGTATCTCGGCTTCATCCCGCATCCCGCCAAGCGATATCCGCTCAAAACTGCGCCCCATCGCCCGCGCTATCGAGCGCCCCAGTGAAGTTTTGCCGACCCCGGGCGGTCCGACAAAACAAAGAATCGGCCCTTTAACGTCGCTTTTCAGCTTGCGCACCGCCAGGTATTCCAGAATGCGATCCTTAACCTTGGTAAGATCATAATGGTCGTCGTCAAGAATCTTTTTGGCCTTACGGAGATTCAGGACATCGGTCGTCGACACGGACCATGGCAGCATTATCAACCAGTCGAGGTATGTTCGTGAAACGGTGTACTCCGCGGAGGCCGGATTCATTCGCGAAAGCCGTTCCAGTTCTTTCTTCGCGGCGCTTCCGACCGTTTTCGGCATTTTTGCCTGTATTATTTTTTCTTCAAGTTCGTCCAGTTCGGCCCGGTCATCCTTTTCGCCCAGTTCTTTCTTGATCGCCTTGAGCTGTTCACGGAGAATAAAGTCACGCTGCATCTTGCCCAGTTCCGACTGCGCCTCGCTCTGGATTTTTTTCGAAATCTCCAGAACTTCCATTTCCTTGTTCACAATCGACATCATCTTTTGCAGGCGTTTGTAAACATCGCTCTCCTCGATGATCTGCTGTTTTTCGTTGATATCAATACTCAGGTTGGAAGCAATCAGGTCGGTCAGCTTTGATGGTGTCTCCTGGTTGATGGCGGAAATATAAAGTTCCTCCGACAGGTTCGGCGATAGATCGACGATTTTCTTAAGCTGCTCGATCAGATTGCGCTGCAGGGCCTCGGCTTTGAGGGAATGCACCGTTTTATCCGGAATCTCCTCGACTTCAGCCGTTAAATACGGCTGCGTCTGGATGAAACGCTTGATTCTGATGCGAGCCAGCCCCTGAACCAGAAAGCGAATGGTCCCATCCGGGAAACGAAGCATCTTGAGAATATTGCCCGATGTCCCCACCCGGCGAATATCATCGGGGCCGGGATCCTCGGTAGCTTTATCGGATTGAAGGAAGACCCCGACCACACTGCCCTGCATCAGTGCTTCATCGATTAACCGCGCCTGTTTCTGCTCGTTGGCAATCAAAGGCACGACCAGATGCGGAAAGACAACCATGCCGCGCACCGGCAGGATAGGCAGTATCTGGATCTTGGACGATTTGCCGGAGTCTATTTTATCAATGCTTTTTTTCATCTTTTTACTCCCTGTATGGATGTATTTCGGCTCCCGACCGTTATTCTATATATTAAACCGGAAAAGAATAACATCGCCGTCCTGCACCACGTAATCCTTCCCTTCGACATGAAGCTTCGCGGCGGCCTTGAGAGCCGGAAGCGTCTTATATATCATATAATCGTCATATGTGGCCACTTCCGCACGAATAAATCCTCTCTCGAAATCGGTATGAACCGTCCCCGCCGCTTTCGGGGCGGGACTTCCCTTCCGGAGCGTCCAGGCCCGGCACTCCGGCGGTCCCACCGTAAAAAACGTAATCAAACCAAGAAGTTTAAAGGATTTTCGGATGAACTTATCGACCACGGGCTTTTCAATATTCAACTCTTTTAAAAAGGCCTGCCGATCTTCATCCGATAAGACCGCCAGTTCCATTTCGATTTTGCCGCATATCACCGAAATATCGCGCATCCCCTCGCGGCAAAACTTCTCATACCCCGCGTATAGAGCCGCATAATCGGGAAGCATTTCCTCCGCAATATTAAACGTAATCAATTGAGGTTTAAGTGTCAAAAACGAGTATCCCCGGACTTCCTTCTTATCCTCTTCACTCAGGCCGATCTCAATGAGCAATTTGTCGTTATTCAGCGCTTCATGGCAGCGCTGAAGAACCTCAAGTTCACGGGCCCGCTCCTGGTGGCCGGTCAATTTGATGGTCCGCGCCAGTTTTTCGATATTGTGTTCAATTATCATAAGGTCCGATAAGACCATTTCATCATTGAGCGCCTGCAAGTCCTGCTCAGGATGGGATCCGGGGCTGAAATTATCGACTACTATCACGATCGCATCGACCAGCCTTAAATCATGCAGAATTTCCAGGTCACCCCGGCCTTTCTTTCCCTTGCCGGTGAACCCGGGCGCATCCAGAAACTCTATCTCGGCATATGTTATCTTCTTGGGCTGATGTATATCGCTCAGTTCCGCAAGGCGTCGGTCGGGGACTTTTATTACCGCCCGATGCGAGGCCTGTGAATAATCGCCAACCGCTTCCTGTTGCCCTGATGCGGCGTTAAATAGCGTCGTTTTGCCCGATTGAGGCAGTCCTACAATACCTAATTTCATAATTGCATTTTATCCTACATTGGAGAAATAAGCAAGTTTAAACACGGCACGTCCGTCCGCACAACTCACTCTAATTTAACTCTGTTTGGTCCGCCAGCGAACGAAGTATTTTCAGATTCTCAATATCCTCGTGCAAGTCATCACTCTTGGGTGTTTCCAGAATTTTCGGCACCCTGTTTAGACGCCGGTCATTCACAATATTCCTGAATGGTTCCAGCCCAAGCTCTCCTTCACCGATGTGCTCATGGCGGTCCTTTTTCGAGCCGAATGGCTTCTTGGAATCATTGAAATGGATGATTTGAAGCCGCTTCAATCCTATGATATCATCAAATTCCTTCATCGTGGCGCGGTAATCCTTCGGATCCTGGAGCTTGTAACCGGCGGCAAAGATATGACAGGTGTCCAGACAAACCGAAACGCGGTTCTTATCTTCGACCATATCAATTATTCGCGCCAGTTGCTCGAACCTGTAACCGAGATTTGTCCCTTGCCCCGCCGTCGTTTCGATACATATCGATGTCTTGCCGTTTGGAAGTTCACCGAGAATGCGATTGAATGCATCGGCGATCCGTTTCAACCCGGCCTCCTCGCCGGAACCGACATGTGACCCGGGATGCATGACCAGTTGGGGAATTTTCAAGACTTCGCAGCGCTCCATTTCAATTCTGAAAGCATCTATCGATTTTAGATACAACTCCTCATCGGGCGATCCGAGATTGATCAAATAGCTGGTATGGGCGCAGGCCGTTTTCACGCCGCTTCTCTTTTGTTCGTCAAAAAAACGGGCGATTTCATCATCCGTCAAGGTCTTGGCTTTCCACTGGTTTGATTGCTTGGTAAATATCTGAATTACAGTACAGCCGGCCTTCTCTCCGTCCAAAACGGCATTATAAACACCGCCCGCAATAGACATATGTGCGCCCAATAACATGCTTATTTCCCTTGTTTCTCGTTCTTGTTGTTTGCCAATAGTAACGCTTCACCATGCTCCACAGTTCCATATAAAGAACCATCCCTAAGAAAACAAAGATAAACCCCTTTTGGCAATGACTATTTCAAACCAATAATCCCCGGACCCGACCATTGGGCAACTTATAAATATATGGGAAATTTCCCATAATTTATTTCATAAAATGGCCGCTGACGGGAAAGTAACCTCGCTGTAAAATGTCCTTCGTAATAAATTTTTTACAGAACTGGCCTTTCCGCCGACCACAACATATTCTCTGGCTTCAGGTTACAATCTATTTCAAATCGCCCCTTAAAAAATGGTCCGGATATGTCGAAATTATATATGGTTGGCAGATTATTTTCATGCTGTTTCTGTAAACCACGTAAGGAGTATTTCATAATGATATCACGCAATACCGATAAGGGCTTCACCATCATGGAAGTTCTTGTGTCAATTATTATTTTGACATTATCCCTGCTCCTTTTGCTGAATATGGCCATGGTGGCCCTTGAAGCCAACGACTGGTCGAACAAAGCGACCGCATCCACCCAGCTCCTTCAGGACAAACTGGAGGAATTGCGGACGACAATGTCATTATCGAACGGCGTCGATACCCTGCAGGGTATTGAACGGCGATGGCAGGTCACCAAAACCGCCGATCATCTGAGAAGAATCGATATTATGGCATCGTGGCAGAATAATCGCGGTGATTTGCTTCATAACAATATTACCGCCTATGTAAGAACCGACAGCACTTAGGTAACGCCATGAAAAAAGCCCAAAGACATCTGAAGAATATTCAAGGCTTTTCATTGCTGGAAATCCTCATTGCGATGTTTTTATCGGCAGTCGTGCTGACTGTCATATTCAGGCTCTTTATTACCCAGCACAAGAACTGGTCGATTCAGGAACAAGTGACAGACATGCAGCAGAATGCGCGCGCCGCGATGGATGAACTGGGGCGGCAGATCCGTATGGCCGGGCATGAGCTCCCCCTCGGATTACAGGGTATTATTGCATATAATACAAATCCCGACACCATCATTATTACCTATGCCGACGGCGGATGCGATGCCCCGACCGAAACCGATATGCCCCAGGCAACATCGGCAATCGACTGTAATGGCCATGATATTTCCTGCTTCTACGACGGTCAATGGGCTTATATCTTTCATCCGGATTCCGGCGGCGGTGAATTCTTCGAAATC is a genomic window of candidate division Zixibacteria bacterium HGW-Zixibacteria-1 containing:
- a CDS encoding insulinase family protein, which translates into the protein MKRNIIVSAVVLLLTLPVLAENPRDMVFPAIQFDSPEPDRWVADNGIVVFFLEDHQLPAVVGQAIIRGGDVYDPADKVGLSEITATLIRSGGAGNRTPGQVDADLDFVGARISSSSSADALSMSLQCLKKDIDPVFQIFADMLIDPRFDTAKITMEISNKKDRILRQNDDPGSVARRIFYETIYKGHPYGNYATLESVGKINRDDIIALHDKYYSPDNCFLAFSGDMTSDELKALINKYLSRWQKTGTIPVPPPQATMQYQPGVYYAYKDINQANIRFGHQSMDTKNPDRHAMEIMNFCLGSGGFSSRLAKQVRTTAGLAYGVGCFDYQRPLMGTFFGYCLTRSDAMGQATRMMIDIINDVRQNGITKDEMELARDAIINSYVFNYDTPAKIVTAKANLEYFGFPLDQMEKDIQDYKAITLEDCNRVAGKYLDLSKDVIVFVGNRDIFDTPIETFGPVTEISLETK
- a CDS encoding bifunctional ADP-dependent NAD(P)H-hydrate dehydratase/NAD(P)H-hydrate epimerase yields the protein MKLVTAEQMRLIDKEAIEMKGIPGPELMENAGRGIAERIRDLILQNLQGKKIGIFCGKGNNGGDGFVVGRYLHQSGASVTIFYPAPVEKLSADAALNFGRAREMDININGIGSADQLPDSLEADYIIDAIFGTGFEGVPSGLLAGMIEYINTQSVPVIAIDCPSGLNVDTGHHEGAVIVADYTFTLALPKIGLYHSPGRELAGYIEVIPIGIPDEVVDSFGIKENLITIDMAADLLPKRRPDGHKGDFGKLFILAGSTGLTGAAAMAANASARSGAGLVTVGCPQSLNHILEVKLTEPMTYPLPDVAKKGALAKRGLGEIKMKIAENDAVIIGPGIGRHFETRDLIQRLVALLDKPAIIDADGLNAFEKDRAALEGEHPGLVLTPHPGEFKRLIDESIPDDLYEKFDLIRKYARKYKAVIVYKGSPTVVVDTDGQMYLNPTGNDGMATGGTGDVLSGIIGSFLAQGMKPIDAAICGIYVHGLSGDLAAAEYGKRSLIASDLIEFLPDAFRILESYL
- the lon gene encoding endopeptidase La, translated to MKKSIDKIDSGKSSKIQILPILPVRGMVVFPHLVVPLIANEQKQARLIDEALMQGSVVGVFLQSDKATEDPGPDDIRRVGTSGNILKMLRFPDGTIRFLVQGLARIRIKRFIQTQPYLTAEVEEIPDKTVHSLKAEALQRNLIEQLKKIVDLSPNLSEELYISAINQETPSKLTDLIASNLSIDINEKQQIIEESDVYKRLQKMMSIVNKEMEVLEISKKIQSEAQSELGKMQRDFILREQLKAIKKELGEKDDRAELDELEEKIIQAKMPKTVGSAAKKELERLSRMNPASAEYTVSRTYLDWLIMLPWSVSTTDVLNLRKAKKILDDDHYDLTKVKDRILEYLAVRKLKSDVKGPILCFVGPPGVGKTSLGRSIARAMGRSFERISLGGMRDEAEIRGHRRTYIGALPGRIVQSIKRAGSNNPIIMLDEVDKIGSDFRGDPSSALLEVLDPEQNDSFSDHYLEVPFDLSKVMFITTANLLDPIPPVLRDRMEIIRIPGYTDLEKLEIAKRHLIPKQLENHGITARVLKIDDTGILELINGYTRESGLRNLEREIASVCRKVARKIAAGSKKKFMVAGGDIQKYLGPQRFSREVVSKKGRIGVVPGLAWTSVGGEILFIEATMMKGKKDLILTGHLGDIMKESAMAALSYVRSNCDALGIKSDICDHHEIHIHVPSGATPKDGPSAGITMATALASILSGRPVKPQLAMTGEITLRGEVLPIGGLKEKLLAAYRAGVKTVILPKENKKDIIEVPAEIKKEIKFIFVSDASEVLRQALDDAPGEKKKSGRKKNS
- a CDS encoding redox-regulated ATPase YchF → MKLGIVGLPQSGKTTLFNAASGQQEAVGDYSQASHRAVIKVPDRRLAELSDIHQPKKITYAEIEFLDAPGFTGKGKKGRGDLEILHDLRLVDAIVIVVDNFSPGSHPEQDLQALNDEMVLSDLMIIEHNIEKLARTIKLTGHQERARELEVLQRCHEALNNDKLLIEIGLSEEDKKEVRGYSFLTLKPQLITFNIAEEMLPDYAALYAGYEKFCREGMRDISVICGKIEMELAVLSDEDRQAFLKELNIEKPVVDKFIRKSFKLLGLITFFTVGPPECRAWTLRKGSPAPKAAGTVHTDFERGFIRAEVATYDDYMIYKTLPALKAAAKLHVEGKDYVVQDGDVILFRFNI
- a CDS encoding deoxyribonuclease IV (Assists in DNA repair by cleaving phosphodiester bonds at apurinic or apyrimidinic sties to produce new 5' ends that are base-free deoxyribose 5-phosphate residues), which translates into the protein MLLGAHMSIAGGVYNAVLDGEKAGCTVIQIFTKQSNQWKAKTLTDDEIARFFDEQKRSGVKTACAHTSYLINLGSPDEELYLKSIDAFRIEMERCEVLKIPQLVMHPGSHVGSGEEAGLKRIADAFNRILGELPNGKTSICIETTAGQGTNLGYRFEQLARIIDMVEDKNRVSVCLDTCHIFAAGYKLQDPKDYRATMKEFDDIIGLKRLQIIHFNDSKKPFGSKKDRHEHIGEGELGLEPFRNIVNDRRLNRVPKILETPKSDDLHEDIENLKILRSLADQTELN